GACGGATGGGATTTTATCAGCCAGGAATTCCCGGTGGTCATCGAGAACAGTTTCGCAATGGGGCACGGTTACAGCGATTACGGCACAAAGCACCCGGCGAATGCGAACGGGAACGGTTTCAAGGCGGGCAGCAGCCAGGCTGGGACCGGGCGGCATATCATCAGGAACTGTGTCGCCTGGAACAACTACTCGTCGGGCTTCTATGCGAACCACAGCAGCGTAGGGAACTACTGGTACAACAACACCTCGTACAACAATCGCGGGAACCAGTTCAACATGTGGGCGAGTTCCTGGGATGCCGCCGGCAACAGGACGGATGGCGTGGTGCTTACCGGGGCAAACGCGCACGTGATGAAGAATAACATCGCCTTCCCGAACAAGACCGCCTATATCGGCGGTGATTACGCCAGCGGCGAATACAACACCTGGAACCTGAACATCACTCCGGCAAATTCCGACTTCGTGAGCGTTGCGGACCCGAGCCTGACGACGACCGGGAAAGACATCTCGGCGCTGGCAGGTGCGCTTGGCCCGCGCAAGCCCGATGGCAGCCTGCCCGATGTCGATTTCCTGAAGCTGAAGAGCGGGAGCCAGATGATTGACCGCGGGACCGACGTGGGGATTCCGTTTGTGGGCAAGGCTCCTGACCTCGGGGCGTATGAATACGGGGCGTCTTCGAGTTCGACGCCGGCAACCTCCAGTTCAACGCCGGCGACTTCCAGCTCGGTGGCACTGACCTCCAGCTCGGCAGAAGGAACCACGTCGCTTGCGGGTAACCAGCCTTCGCGCGAATGGACTGCAGAATCGGTGCAGGTGTTCGACATGCAGGGGCGTTTCCTCGGGACCCTGCAGAACGTGGATGCCGCGAATATGGCCCGGGAATTGCGTTCCCGTTACGGGAATCCGGGCATTTACTTTGTCCGTGCAGGGCGGGGCTCTGCACTTGTGGCTGTCCGCGCCTTTTAGCGAAATTTTAAAAAAATTGGTCGTTCCTCCCTGGGAACGGCCTTTTTTTTATGAAAAACGCCTTTTTCCCGATTACTTTGCGGTAAAAATGTAAGGAAATGGTTGCTTTATCCGAAATAATAGATTAGTTTAATGGTAAGAATAGCAAGAAGGTGTTCTTTATCAGGTGGCTTGGTTATGGCGATGCAGGGCTCAATTGGAAATCCGGAATTCGAAGGCGGTATCGTCGAGTTTCTGAACACGGACAAGGTGGATCCGTTTGTCATATTCGATGCGGATACGCATGAAATCTATATGGTAAGCGCCTCGGTGTCGCGAATCTGGAAACCCGCAAAGGATTTTGAACCGGGCATAAAGCTAGAGGAATACTTCTTCACGGAAGATGAACTAGCCAGGATTTCTGTTGACGAGATTCTGGAAAGGAGCGAGTCCATTTTCCATAGCCCGCGTACGGGGAAGTACGTAATCCTGAACCAGTCCCAGATTCTCTGGCGTGGGAAAAACGCCGTCTTTTTACGTATAAGTGAACGTACCGACCGCTATTTCGACCCCTTGACGGGGCTACCGAACATGGAATATGGCCGCCTGTGCGGCGAGAACTTCATCAATGATATCAGGGAGGCGGGCGGTACTCCCGGACTAGTGTTCTTCGATATCGTGGGGATGACGCTTTACAATAGCGCGAACGGTTTCCTCAGGGGCGACGAGTTCCTGATATACTTTGCGTCATTCCTCAAGAAACGGTTTGGGAACGACCTGATTTGCCGTATCGCGAACGACCACTTCGCCGTGGTAACGGATATCTGCAACATCGAGGGCAAGCTGAATGAAATTCGGGGGTGTGTCAGGGGAGTCGTGTCGAAGATATCGATGGACCTCTATGTCGGCGTCTGCGAAATAGAGGAGTTCGGCGAATTCCTGGAAGCGAGCGAGAAGGCGAAACTCGCCTGCAGTATCCAGAAGGGCAAGGGCGGTAGCTTTATCCGCTATTACGACGAACAGCTGCACAAGGATTTGTTGCTGCAGAACTACGTGATAAGCCATGTGGACGAGGCTATTGCGAACGGCTACATCAAGATATACTACCAGCCTGTAGTCCGCACGATTACGGAAACCTTCTGCGGCATGGAGGCGCTTGCCCGCTGGATAGACCCGCAGTACGGATTCCTGAATCCGGGCGTCTTTATCGGGGCACTCGAGGATTCTAGACAAATTCACAAACTCGACAGCCATGTCATAGAACTTGTCTGCAAGGAAATGCGTGCGGAACTTGATAACGGCCGCCCGGTGGTTCCCGTCTCGTTCAACCTTTCCCGCCTGGACTTTGTCGGCTGCGACATTTTCGAGGTGGTCGAAAGGGCGCTTGCACAGTATGGGATAGACCACGAACTTATCCGTGTCGAGATTACGGAGAGCATCATGGCGTCGGACGCGTATATCCAGCGGGAAATAGAGCGGTTCCGCCTTGCCGGTTACGAAGTCTGGATGGACGATTTCGGGAGCGGATATTCTTCGCTGAATACCCTCAAGGACTACAAGTTCGACGAGCTCAAGATAGACATGGCGTTCCTCTCGAACCTGAACGAAGTTTCCCGCATCATTATCAGTTCGATGGTGCGCATGGCGAAGTGCCTGGGCCTGAAGACGCTGGCAGAGGGTGTCGAGACGCAGGAGCAGATGGATTTCCTGAAGGAAATCGGCTGCGAGAAGGCGCAGGGCTACTACTATGGCAAGCCGCAACCCCTTGCCGATACCATGAAGCACATGGAAACAACGGGAATACTGGCCGAGAATCGGGAAATGCGCGGTGTTTTCTCGAAATTGGGAGCACTCGACTACCTGGTGGAAGCGCCCATGTCGATAATGACCTACGAAAACGGGGTGTTCAAGTTCCTGTTTGCGAACCGGCAGTATGAGGAACAGCTCCGGAGCCTCGGGTTTACGAGCAGGAAGGACGTAGAAGATGCCTCGAACAATCCCCAGAATCCGGTGTACTACACGCTGCGCGAAGGGGAGAGAATGGCCTACATGTCGCCATGCGAAATGACGTATGCGACTCACGGGGTCTATGTATTCGTGAGGGGGAGCCTGGTTGCCGATATCAACGGCTGCCACATATACAACCTGATGCTGCGCAATACGCACGTGAGCGCCTACGACGGATCGTCTAGCCAGAAGCGGGCGCTCCTTCCGTCGAGAATGAAGACCATCCTGCTTGCCGACAGCAATCCGCAGAACAGGGCCTTCCTCGAGAGC
This genomic interval from Fibrobacter sp. UWR3 contains the following:
- a CDS encoding right-handed parallel beta-helix repeat-containing protein gives rise to the protein METKLFVAGLVLSAANAFGAVYYVATDGNDSNAGSQAKPFATLKKANAVVAPGDTVWVRGGTYYLRDTTYARNDGMSAGILLNRSGESDNKRIHYLAYPGELPIFDGTNLMIGQAYSHTGSVDSTMYTSAILIQASYLHLKGFEVRNVPMKYNSNVGVYISRSKHIFLEQINSHHNKGAGFFVNERGTGSGGGHYFLNCDSHDNYDPNGRQGDGENADGFGVHYQTTGDTTKFYGCRAWWNSDDGWDFISQEFPVVIENSFAMGHGYSDYGTKHPANANGNGFKAGSSQAGTGRHIIRNCVAWNNYSSGFYANHSSVGNYWYNNTSYNNRGNQFNMWASSWDAAGNRTDGVVLTGANAHVMKNNIAFPNKTAYIGGDYASGEYNTWNLNITPANSDFVSVADPSLTTTGKDISALAGALGPRKPDGSLPDVDFLKLKSGSQMIDRGTDVGIPFVGKAPDLGAYEYGASSSSTPATSSSTPATSSSVALTSSSAEGTTSLAGNQPSREWTAESVQVFDMQGRFLGTLQNVDAANMARELRSRYGNPGIYFVRAGRGSALVAVRAF
- a CDS encoding EAL domain-containing protein, whose product is MQGSIGNPEFEGGIVEFLNTDKVDPFVIFDADTHEIYMVSASVSRIWKPAKDFEPGIKLEEYFFTEDELARISVDEILERSESIFHSPRTGKYVILNQSQILWRGKNAVFLRISERTDRYFDPLTGLPNMEYGRLCGENFINDIREAGGTPGLVFFDIVGMTLYNSANGFLRGDEFLIYFASFLKKRFGNDLICRIANDHFAVVTDICNIEGKLNEIRGCVRGVVSKISMDLYVGVCEIEEFGEFLEASEKAKLACSIQKGKGGSFIRYYDEQLHKDLLLQNYVISHVDEAIANGYIKIYYQPVVRTITETFCGMEALARWIDPQYGFLNPGVFIGALEDSRQIHKLDSHVIELVCKEMRAELDNGRPVVPVSFNLSRLDFVGCDIFEVVERALAQYGIDHELIRVEITESIMASDAYIQREIERFRLAGYEVWMDDFGSGYSSLNTLKDYKFDELKIDMAFLSNLNEVSRIIISSMVRMAKCLGLKTLAEGVETQEQMDFLKEIGCEKAQGYYYGKPQPLADTMKHMETTGILAENREMRGVFSKLGALDYLVEAPMSIMTYENGVFKFLFANRQYEEQLRSLGFTSRKDVEDASNNPQNPVYYTLREGERMAYMSPCEMTYATHGVYVFVRGSLVADINGCHIYNLMLRNTHVSAYDGSSSQKRALLPSRMKTILLADSNPQNRAFLESVLRADYNMLLAKDGEQAHDLLLEHRNNISLVLLDASLPKMDGFKLIQEFQGSGRDMQIPFVVMTDNLELAKESIRLGAYQFILKPITDKGMIKAKISGAIKNAEVLHQVALNYMEYVPGGVILINVMTGKILYVNARALDIFECESAEQFRDFVGANFRNAILPEDYAKVGEELKEQFQKDSGLTKQISYRTKTGKGNIKRIYHVGRVYKDTPYGHIFSAFVSEDDIAMKNYFTRKDAFAKFLASGEATHTKSYDMGYKGFLFWNLTKNSPVLRMDGVSYIPKEMAETYTYETHYSYLSSLMLKSEDNVRNAMDYTRERLILDYLNKCMVHPLDISYDIDGYQFTIRSTFDMMMDPDSGDIILKLVNECIKTTKGG